In the Thermodesulfovibrio yellowstonii DSM 11347 genome, one interval contains:
- the queA gene encoding tRNA preQ1(34) S-adenosylmethionine ribosyltransferase-isomerase QueA yields MKITELNYTLPTDLIAQKPLSERDKSRLLVLHKNTGEIEHRIFYEIVEYLNEGDILIINNTKVIPARLIAEKPSGGKIEILLIKEKKCSSQNVVWEVMTKGSYEGEVFIDEFIAELRNNCDGRYIVFKNMTSPKVRNLINEKGFMPLPPYIKRKPIQSDRQDYQTVYAKMNGSIAAPTAGLHFTKELLETIISKGVKLREITLHVGVGTFKPIKVDKLQEHKMDPEYFEIDKTLIEEIYAIKKAGKRIFSVGTTTTRALEGYASGKYEDRGSDNYKIKGSTDIFIYPEFSFKIVDALITNFHLPKSTPLAMVYAFCEMQKVKKAYREAIEKGYRFFSYGDAMLII; encoded by the coding sequence ATGAAAATAACTGAACTTAATTATACTCTGCCTACAGATTTAATTGCCCAGAAACCCTTATCAGAAAGAGATAAATCTCGTCTTCTTGTTTTACACAAAAACACTGGGGAAATAGAGCATAGAATATTTTATGAAATTGTTGAATATTTAAATGAAGGTGATATTCTTATTATTAATAACACAAAAGTTATCCCTGCAAGACTAATCGCGGAAAAGCCTTCAGGAGGAAAAATAGAAATTCTTTTAATTAAAGAAAAAAAATGTTCATCTCAAAACGTTGTCTGGGAAGTAATGACTAAAGGAAGCTATGAAGGAGAAGTTTTTATTGATGAGTTTATAGCTGAACTCAGAAATAATTGTGACGGAAGATATATTGTTTTCAAGAATATGACCTCTCCTAAAGTGAGGAATCTCATCAATGAAAAAGGGTTTATGCCCTTACCTCCTTATATTAAAAGGAAACCTATCCAGAGTGATAGACAAGACTATCAGACAGTTTATGCAAAAATGAATGGTTCTATTGCAGCTCCTACAGCAGGACTTCATTTCACAAAGGAACTCTTGGAAACTATCATAAGTAAAGGTGTTAAATTAAGAGAAATAACTCTTCATGTTGGAGTAGGAACTTTCAAACCAATAAAAGTGGACAAATTGCAGGAACATAAAATGGATCCCGAATATTTTGAGATAGACAAGACTCTTATAGAAGAAATATACGCAATTAAAAAGGCTGGTAAAAGAATTTTTTCAGTTGGTACAACAACAACAAGAGCATTAGAAGGATATGCTTCAGGCAAATATGAAGATAGGGGGTCTGATAATTATAAAATAAAGGGTAGCACAGATATTTTTATTTATCCAGAATTTTCTTTTAAAATTGTTGATGCATTAATTACAAATTTTCATTTACCAAAGTCAACTCCTCTTGCCATGGTTTATGCTTTCTGTGAAATGCAAAAAGTGAAAAAAGCTTACAGAGAAGCTATTGAAAAAGGATATAGATTTTTTTCATATGGTGATGCTATGTTAATCATATGA
- a CDS encoding DUF2905 domain-containing protein: MNEIGKFLILIGIITIIIGLILMLTGKIPFIGRLPGDIVIERKNFIFYFPLGTSILLSIIISLIFYLLSRK, encoded by the coding sequence ATGAATGAGATTGGAAAATTTTTAATTCTTATTGGAATAATTACAATTATAATCGGTTTAATTCTCATGTTAACTGGCAAAATCCCTTTTATTGGCAGGCTCCCAGGAGATATTGTAATTGAGAGAAAAAATTTTATATTTTATTTCCCTCTTGGCACATCAATACTCTTAAGTATTATAATTAGTCTGATATTTTATCTTCTAAGCAGGAAATGA
- a CDS encoding SpoIID/LytB domain-containing protein gives MKEMRLILPILITLIFSLQTYAMDKNSNSFIRVLLGDKRPSSNELEKIKKVAAKTIVNGSAYHGEIEIWKGNEGYFLINVIQLEDYVKGVVASEVGIHWPEEALKAQAVLARTYAVAHILRNRTKNFYDVTSSVFHQVYKEDEGTEEVEKAVRETKGQILSYNGEPVMAFYHACSVEKTEEPKEVFGKEYPYLKSVEVPSTPSPYTLWEKKISFEILEKVLSMTKISYVKIASYTTTGRVKELEFSDGKNKKLVKATELRRLLQWTALPSTMITSIRIEDDGIVFEGKGYGHGVGMCQWCAFQMAQEGKNYKEILQYFYPGTEINIINENN, from the coding sequence ATGAAAGAGATGAGATTAATTTTACCAATCCTGATTACTCTAATTTTTAGTTTGCAAACCTATGCAATGGATAAAAATAGCAATTCTTTTATAAGAGTTCTTTTAGGAGATAAAAGGCCATCTTCAAATGAATTAGAAAAAATAAAAAAAGTTGCAGCAAAAACCATTGTGAACGGTTCAGCTTATCATGGTGAGATAGAGATATGGAAAGGAAATGAAGGATATTTTCTCATAAATGTAATTCAACTTGAAGACTATGTAAAAGGAGTTGTTGCATCAGAGGTTGGGATTCATTGGCCAGAAGAAGCCTTGAAAGCACAAGCAGTTTTGGCAAGGACTTATGCAGTTGCCCATATTCTTCGCAACAGAACAAAAAATTTTTACGATGTAACATCCTCAGTATTTCATCAGGTTTACAAAGAAGATGAAGGAACAGAAGAGGTAGAAAAAGCTGTCAGAGAAACAAAAGGACAGATACTTAGTTATAATGGAGAGCCAGTAATGGCTTTTTATCATGCCTGTAGTGTAGAAAAAACAGAAGAGCCAAAGGAAGTTTTTGGAAAAGAATATCCATATTTAAAGTCAGTAGAAGTCCCATCAACACCATCACCTTATACTTTATGGGAGAAAAAAATTTCTTTTGAAATCCTTGAAAAGGTTTTATCAATGACAAAGATATCTTATGTTAAAATAGCAAGTTACACCACTACCGGAAGAGTAAAAGAACTTGAATTCAGTGATGGTAAAAACAAAAAATTAGTAAAAGCAACGGAACTCAGAAGACTTCTTCAGTGGACAGCACTGCCAAGTACAATGATTACATCTATTAGAATTGAAGATGATGGTATAGTGTTTGAAGGAAAAGGATATGGTCATGGAGTTGGAATGTGTCAATGGTGCGCGTTTCAGATGGCACAAGAGGGAAAGAATTATAAGGAAATTCTTCAATATTTTTATCCAGGGACGGAAATAAACATAATCAATGAAAATAACTGA
- a CDS encoding epoxyqueuosine reductase QueH has protein sequence MRILLHTCCSNCAIYPYEVLKNKGFDVVLFWYNPNIHPYTEYQLRLDSLKKLQKLWNLEVIYDADYSEFYKFLKLVSGREKERCEICYRIRLEKTAEKAKVIGITDFTTTLLVSPYQKFDKIIKIGMQISKNYNINFIAEDFRKGFRKAMNTAQEIELYRQKYCGCIYSEAERYLKKIDYE, from the coding sequence ATGAGAATACTGCTTCACACATGTTGCAGTAACTGTGCTATTTATCCTTATGAAGTTCTTAAAAATAAAGGATTTGATGTGGTTTTATTTTGGTATAATCCCAATATTCATCCATATACAGAATATCAACTGCGACTTGACTCTTTGAAAAAACTACAAAAATTATGGAATCTTGAAGTTATTTATGATGCTGATTATAGTGAGTTTTATAAGTTTTTAAAACTGGTTTCAGGAAGAGAAAAGGAAAGATGTGAAATATGTTATAGAATAAGACTTGAAAAAACTGCTGAAAAAGCTAAAGTAATTGGAATTACAGATTTTACAACCACCCTATTAGTAAGCCCATATCAAAAGTTTGATAAAATAATAAAAATAGGAATGCAAATAAGCAAAAACTATAACATCAATTTTATTGCAGAAGACTTTAGAAAAGGATTCAGAAAAGCAATGAATACTGCTCAAGAGATTGAACTTTACAGACAGAAATACTGTGGATGCATATATTCAGAGGCTGAAAGATATTTAAAGAAAATAGATTATGAATGA
- a CDS encoding HD family phosphohydrolase, whose protein sequence is MKNMKDNPQLKPTTPDRSYLRKFIEKFKTHQNGKERKILIERETLPYLIILSLLNAFLLHDFKSGISSFFGSFIVIFLLLIFFYRDLKRYKPAYLKKKKMMALLASLIVFTLIISRGFEHIFLVFSKGLGVESIVMHTFGIPLALGPVIVVLIFDFHTAITFSLILSLMAGIWLKTSLIPLYVFIGCLIGAFSLLKCKKRTDIINAGIYIALANIFSSSAILLIMGFFDLHSLYFAVVFSVINGFTVSALCFLCLPAIERLFNVTTPVSLVELLDIDHPLMKQLSVEAPGTYHHSMIVGSLAEAASEVVGVNPLIAKVASYYHDIGKIRMPEYFVENQTGCISKHEKLNPHLSSMIIIAHVKDGVELAEEFNLPEIVKDVIQQHHGTTLVTYFYQKALKEMETPPSEQDYRYPGPKPQTKLAALIMLADAVEAASRTLDDPTPARISGLVDKIIKNIFLDGQLDECEITLKDLSEIKKKFEYILAGIFHRRISYPEPAKEKIV, encoded by the coding sequence ATGAAAAACATGAAAGACAACCCCCAACTTAAGCCTACTACTCCAGATAGGTCTTATCTAAGAAAATTTATTGAAAAATTCAAAACACATCAAAATGGAAAAGAAAGAAAAATACTTATTGAAAGAGAGACTTTACCTTATCTTATAATTTTATCACTTTTAAATGCCTTCTTGCTTCATGATTTTAAATCTGGCATATCTTCATTCTTTGGAAGTTTTATTGTTATTTTTCTTCTTCTTATATTTTTCTATAGAGATTTAAAAAGGTACAAACCAGCCTATCTTAAAAAGAAAAAAATGATGGCTTTGCTTGCAAGCCTTATAGTTTTCACACTGATTATTTCAAGAGGATTTGAACATATATTTTTAGTGTTTTCTAAAGGATTAGGAGTTGAAAGCATAGTTATGCACACATTTGGAATACCTCTTGCCCTAGGACCTGTAATTGTAGTATTAATATTTGACTTTCATACCGCTATAACATTTTCTTTAATTCTTAGCCTTATGGCTGGTATATGGTTAAAAACCTCTCTAATACCTCTTTATGTTTTTATCGGATGCCTTATCGGTGCATTCAGCCTTCTTAAATGTAAAAAAAGGACTGATATCATAAATGCAGGAATATATATAGCATTGGCAAATATATTTAGTTCAAGTGCTATTCTTCTTATAATGGGATTTTTTGATTTACATTCACTATATTTTGCCGTTGTTTTTTCAGTTATAAATGGATTTACAGTATCAGCATTGTGTTTTTTGTGTTTACCTGCTATAGAAAGATTGTTTAATGTGACAACCCCTGTAAGTTTGGTAGAATTACTTGATATTGACCATCCATTGATGAAGCAACTTTCAGTTGAAGCACCTGGAACTTATCATCATAGCATGATAGTAGGAAGTCTTGCAGAAGCTGCTTCAGAAGTAGTTGGAGTTAACCCTTTGATTGCAAAAGTTGCTTCTTATTATCATGATATAGGCAAAATAAGAATGCCAGAGTATTTTGTTGAAAATCAGACAGGTTGTATAAGTAAGCATGAAAAGCTTAATCCTCATCTAAGCAGTATGATTATAATTGCTCATGTAAAAGACGGAGTTGAACTTGCGGAAGAGTTCAATTTACCCGAAATAGTTAAAGATGTAATTCAACAACATCATGGAACCACGCTTGTTACATATTTTTATCAAAAAGCTTTAAAGGAAATGGAAACTCCTCCATCTGAACAGGATTACAGATATCCGGGTCCAAAACCACAAACAAAGCTTGCAGCACTTATTATGCTTGCAGATGCTGTAGAAGCTGCTTCAAGAACTCTTGATGATCCAACACCAGCAAGAATTTCAGGACTTGTAGATAAAATAATTAAAAATATCTTTCTTGATGGACAACTTGATGAATGTGAAATCACTCTGAAAGATTTAAGTGAGATAAAAAAGAAGTTTGAATACATTCTTGCAGGAATATTTCACAGAAGAATTTCCTATCCAGAACCTGCAAAGGAAAAAATAGTATGA
- a CDS encoding PhoH family protein, which translates to MDKIFQLIEDALNVTLNVRGNKLIIQGEDERDIEKVEKIIEEIRTVNREGYIIKPEDIIHSIQGLKEGKPVSILSLFKGGIPIPSKKRVIIPKTEMQKAYMEAMLKYDIVFGIGPAGTGKTYLAMAMAIHFLLTRQVSRIVLVRPAVEAGEKLGFLPGAIEEKVSPYLRPLYDALYDMLDLDRASKLIEKGAIEIAPLAFMRGRTLNDAFIILDEAQNTTTEQMKMYLTRLGFGSKTVITGDITQIDLPPQKISGLVEALKILKDVQGIKIIYFTEKDVVRHRLVQEIIKAYEKHERQPPT; encoded by the coding sequence TTGGATAAAATCTTTCAGTTAATAGAAGATGCTCTGAATGTAACTTTAAATGTTAGAGGAAACAAACTAATTATTCAAGGAGAAGATGAAAGAGATATTGAAAAGGTAGAAAAAATAATAGAAGAAATAAGAACAGTTAATAGAGAAGGATATATCATAAAGCCTGAAGATATTATTCATTCTATTCAAGGACTTAAAGAAGGCAAGCCTGTATCCATACTGAGTCTTTTTAAAGGAGGAATCCCCATTCCTTCAAAAAAAAGAGTTATCATTCCTAAAACAGAAATGCAAAAAGCATATATGGAAGCTATGTTGAAGTATGACATAGTCTTTGGAATAGGTCCTGCAGGAACTGGGAAAACTTATCTTGCAATGGCTATGGCAATTCACTTTTTACTAACAAGACAAGTCTCCAGAATAGTTCTTGTAAGGCCTGCTGTTGAGGCAGGAGAAAAATTAGGATTTCTTCCAGGTGCTATAGAGGAAAAAGTGAGCCCATATCTTAGACCGCTTTATGACGCACTCTATGATATGCTTGACCTGGACAGAGCTTCCAAACTTATTGAAAAGGGAGCTATTGAGATTGCACCCCTTGCATTTATGAGAGGTAGAACTCTCAATGATGCCTTTATAATCCTTGATGAAGCTCAGAATACAACAACAGAGCAGATGAAAATGTATTTGACAAGACTTGGTTTTGGTTCAAAAACAGTTATTACCGGAGATATTACACAGATAGACCTTCCACCTCAAAAAATATCAGGGCTAGTTGAAGCTTTAAAAATTCTTAAAGATGTACAAGGAATAAAAATTATTTATTTCACTGAAAAAGATGTAGTAAGACATAGACTTGTTCAGGAGATTATAAAAGCCTATGAAAAACATGAAAGACAACCCCCAACTTAA
- a CDS encoding MlaE family ABC transporter permease, producing the protein MISFIKFIGRYSIELFVFLGKMFIFLVDSIYYIFIPPFKFRNFLRQVRFFGNKSMIVVIFTGAFSGMVLALQGYYALNKFGAEALLGPVVALSLIRELGPVLCALMVTGRAGSAVTAEIGIMRITEQIDALTVMAVNPMKYVVVPNILAGIVAFPLLTAVFDVIGIYGGYLVSVHALGLSEGTYFSQMELYVDMEDIRIGLYKSLSFGLLVTWICTFMGYTSGYGARGVSRATTNAVVLSSVVILLWDYMLGAFLL; encoded by the coding sequence ATGATTTCATTTATAAAATTCATTGGTAGATACTCAATAGAGCTTTTTGTGTTTCTTGGAAAAATGTTTATTTTCCTTGTAGATTCAATTTATTACATTTTTATACCTCCATTTAAGTTCCGTAATTTTCTCAGACAAGTAAGATTTTTCGGCAATAAATCAATGATTGTAGTAATTTTTACAGGTGCTTTTAGTGGTATGGTTTTAGCTCTTCAGGGATACTATGCATTAAATAAATTCGGAGCAGAAGCATTGCTCGGTCCTGTTGTTGCACTTTCTCTTATAAGAGAGTTGGGTCCTGTTCTCTGTGCATTAATGGTTACCGGAAGAGCTGGTTCTGCGGTGACAGCAGAGATTGGAATCATGCGAATTACTGAACAGATTGATGCTCTTACTGTAATGGCAGTTAATCCCATGAAATATGTAGTTGTGCCGAATATTCTTGCTGGTATAGTTGCTTTTCCTCTTTTAACAGCAGTTTTTGATGTTATAGGTATTTATGGTGGATATCTTGTTTCTGTTCATGCATTGGGACTTAGTGAAGGAACATATTTTTCACAGATGGAGCTTTATGTTGACATGGAAGATATAAGAATTGGGCTTTATAAATCATTGAGTTTTGGACTGCTTGTAACCTGGATTTGCACATTCATGGGATATACCTCAGGTTACGGTGCAAGAGGTGTAAGCAGAGCAACAACTAACGCTGTTGTGCTTTCCTCTGTTGTTATTCTCCTCTGGGATTATATGCTTGGAGCATTTCTTTTATGA
- the leuC gene encoding 3-isopropylmalate dehydratase large subunit, with product MGMTIAEKILAAHAGKKEVTPGEIINAKVDIVLANDITAPIAIKEFEKLGVKDVFDRERIALVPDHFTPQKDIKAAEQCKMLREFAQKYKIKHYFEIGRVGIEHALLPEEGIVLPGDLVIGADSHTCTYGALGAFATGVGSTDAAIAMATGECWFKVPETIKFIYYGKLQKWVSGKDLILYTIGDIGVDGASYMAMEFIGEVIDNMPMSGRFSMCNMAIEAGAKAGIIVPDKITEEYVKLRAKRPYKIYNSDQDAKYFEIKEYDCSRIPPVVACPHLPSNVKPANELSHIKIDQVVIGSCTNGRLEDLREAAMVLKGRKVHPEVRMIIIPATQKIYMQALKEGLIEIFIDAQAVVSPPTCGPCLGGHMGILAKGERAIATTNRNFVGRMGHPESEVYLSNPAVAAASGVLGRIGTPEELGL from the coding sequence ATGGGAATGACAATTGCAGAAAAAATTCTTGCTGCCCATGCTGGTAAAAAGGAAGTCACACCAGGTGAAATAATAAATGCGAAGGTAGATATAGTTTTAGCCAACGATATTACAGCTCCAATTGCTATAAAAGAGTTTGAAAAGCTTGGCGTTAAAGATGTGTTTGATAGAGAACGCATAGCCCTTGTGCCTGACCATTTTACTCCTCAAAAGGATATAAAAGCTGCTGAACAGTGTAAAATGCTTAGAGAATTTGCGCAAAAATATAAAATCAAACACTATTTTGAAATTGGCAGAGTAGGAATAGAACATGCCCTTCTTCCAGAAGAAGGCATAGTGCTTCCTGGTGACCTTGTAATCGGAGCAGACAGTCACACTTGCACCTATGGTGCTTTAGGTGCTTTTGCAACTGGCGTGGGCTCTACGGATGCGGCAATAGCAATGGCAACAGGTGAATGCTGGTTTAAAGTTCCTGAGACAATAAAATTTATATATTACGGGAAACTTCAAAAATGGGTTAGTGGGAAAGACTTAATCTTATATACAATTGGTGATATTGGAGTTGACGGAGCCTCCTATATGGCAATGGAATTTATAGGAGAAGTAATTGACAATATGCCAATGAGCGGAAGATTTAGTATGTGTAATATGGCAATTGAGGCGGGAGCAAAAGCCGGTATAATTGTTCCTGACAAGATTACAGAGGAATATGTCAAACTACGTGCAAAAAGACCTTATAAAATCTATAATTCAGACCAAGATGCAAAATACTTTGAAATAAAAGAATATGACTGTTCAAGAATTCCTCCAGTGGTTGCCTGCCCTCATCTTCCTTCTAATGTCAAACCTGCAAATGAGCTTTCTCATATAAAAATAGACCAGGTGGTAATAGGTTCATGCACCAATGGAAGGCTTGAAGACTTAAGAGAAGCAGCAATGGTTTTGAAGGGCAGAAAGGTGCATCCTGAAGTAAGAATGATAATCATCCCAGCAACACAAAAAATCTATATGCAAGCATTAAAAGAAGGTTTAATTGAAATATTCATAGATGCCCAGGCAGTAGTTTCACCTCCTACTTGCGGTCCATGCCTCGGAGGGCATATGGGCATTCTTGCAAAAGGCGAAAGAGCTATTGCAACAACTAACAGAAACTTTGTTGGCAGAATGGGACATCCTGAGAGTGAAGTATATCTCAGCAATCCAGCAGTTGCTGCTGCAAGCGGAGTGCTTGGGAGAATTGGAACACCTGAAGAATTAGGGCTTTAG
- the ruvB gene encoding Holliday junction branch migration DNA helicase RuvB, whose protein sequence is MENNELLDITLRPKSLKEFIGQKKIKDNIEVFIKAALIRQEPLDHVLFCGPPGLGKTTLATVIANELGVNIKSTSGPVLERAGDVAAILTNLSDRDILFIDEIHRLPRMVEEILYPAMEDFTLDIIVGQGPSARSIKINLPRFTLIGATTRTGLITSPLRDRFGVVFRLEFYNSEELKEIVKRSARILGILIEENAATEIARRSRGTPRVANRLLKRIRDFAQVKDKDIIDLQIAQEALIAMDVDDYGLDDMDRKILLTIIEKFNGGPAGIESIAASLREDKDTIEDVYEPYLMQEGFIERTARGRVATRFAYEVLKRKIPERLF, encoded by the coding sequence ATGGAAAATAACGAGCTTTTAGATATTACACTGAGACCCAAGAGTTTAAAAGAATTTATAGGGCAGAAAAAAATTAAAGATAATATTGAAGTTTTTATCAAGGCTGCACTTATAAGGCAGGAACCCCTTGATCATGTCCTTTTCTGCGGTCCTCCTGGGCTTGGAAAAACAACCCTTGCAACAGTTATAGCAAATGAACTTGGAGTGAATATTAAAAGCACATCAGGACCTGTTCTTGAACGGGCAGGTGATGTTGCAGCAATTCTCACAAATCTTTCTGACAGAGATATCTTATTTATTGACGAAATTCACAGACTTCCAAGAATGGTTGAGGAGATATTGTATCCTGCAATGGAAGATTTTACCCTTGATATAATCGTTGGTCAAGGACCTTCTGCTCGCTCAATAAAAATAAACCTTCCGAGATTCACGCTTATTGGTGCAACAACAAGAACAGGACTTATTACATCACCACTAAGAGATCGTTTCGGAGTTGTTTTCAGATTAGAGTTTTACAATTCAGAAGAACTCAAAGAAATTGTAAAAAGGTCAGCAAGAATTCTCGGAATTTTGATAGAAGAAAACGCCGCTACGGAGATTGCGAGGAGATCTCGTGGAACTCCGAGAGTAGCAAATAGATTACTTAAAAGAATAAGAGACTTTGCTCAGGTTAAGGATAAAGATATTATAGATTTACAAATAGCACAGGAAGCACTGATTGCCATGGATGTTGATGACTATGGGCTTGATGATATGGATAGAAAAATTCTTCTTACAATAATTGAGAAGTTTAATGGCGGACCTGCAGGTATTGAATCAATAGCAGCATCATTAAGAGAAGATAAAGATACAATTGAAGATGTATATGAACCCTATCTCATGCAGGAAGGATTTATTGAAAGAACAGCAAGGGGAAGAGTGGCTACCAGGTTTGCCTATGAGGTTTTAAAAAGAAAAATACCTGAAAGGTTGTTTTAA
- a CDS encoding SPOR domain-containing protein has translation MKKKGEELIVIHKKTFFLIVFSIAIIGVLVGYTIGYITVPAKEVYVQKTIEPEKTVLPSTFESQLAKKQDNTIQQNQPESSEKESEKENVKIIKEVEAMEKSEVKENKELPKTSKVEKHISKKLTYRKAMYTLQIGAFNEIENAEILMKKLKEAGINAQLLKENLYKIRTGYYRRFTDAQKASEILKSKGFENFIIKISKHSKGG, from the coding sequence ATGAAAAAAAAGGGTGAGGAACTTATAGTGATACATAAAAAAACATTTTTTTTAATAGTTTTCAGTATAGCAATTATTGGAGTCTTAGTTGGCTATACAATTGGTTATATTACAGTACCAGCAAAAGAAGTTTATGTTCAAAAAACTATTGAGCCTGAAAAAACAGTTCTACCATCTACCTTTGAGTCCCAGCTTGCAAAAAAACAGGATAATACTATTCAACAAAATCAACCTGAAAGTTCAGAAAAGGAATCAGAAAAAGAAAATGTAAAAATAATCAAAGAAGTGGAAGCAATGGAAAAAAGTGAAGTTAAAGAAAATAAAGAGTTACCAAAAACCTCAAAGGTAGAAAAACATATCTCAAAAAAACTAACTTATAGAAAAGCTATGTATACACTTCAGATAGGCGCTTTTAATGAAATTGAAAATGCAGAAATTTTAATGAAAAAACTTAAAGAAGCAGGAATTAATGCTCAACTTCTCAAAGAAAATTTATACAAAATTAGAACAGGTTATTACAGACGATTTACTGATGCTCAAAAAGCTTCAGAAATTCTTAAGTCAAAGGGTTTTGAAAACTTTATAATTAAAATAAGTAAACATTCAAAAGGAGGATAG
- the ybeY gene encoding rRNA maturation RNase YbeY translates to MRISVEVINRQRKIRVASKKVISRIKKIVSFLYETKDKKLSKITVKNPAFLLISVIFVGDQKMKELNSKYRGKNSVTDILSFPYLENEPSGNLFLGEIIINPKKVFSQAKQYNKTFWQELDRILAHGILHLLGYDHEVSDSEARKMRKLEQKILSNLKP, encoded by the coding sequence ATGAGAATTTCTGTTGAAGTTATCAATAGACAGAGAAAAATTAGAGTTGCATCAAAAAAAGTAATAAGCAGAATAAAAAAAATAGTTAGTTTTTTATATGAAACCAAAGATAAAAAACTATCTAAAATAACCGTTAAAAATCCAGCCTTTCTGTTAATATCTGTAATATTTGTCGGAGATCAAAAAATGAAAGAGCTCAATTCTAAATACAGAGGCAAAAATTCTGTTACTGATATTTTATCTTTCCCCTATTTAGAAAACGAACCTTCTGGCAATTTATTTCTTGGCGAAATTATTATTAATCCTAAAAAAGTTTTCTCACAAGCAAAGCAATATAATAAAACATTCTGGCAAGAACTTGATAGAATTTTAGCACATGGTATCCTTCATCTCCTCGGCTATGACCATGAAGTATCTGACAGCGAAGCAAGAAAAATGCGTAAATTAGAGCAAAAGATTCTATCTAATCTAAAGCCCTAA
- the ruvA gene encoding Holliday junction branch migration protein RuvA, translated as MLDFIKGKVITVKPDKIVIQTGGIGYSVKIPIRVSRYINRDEETQIFTSLIVKEESIEIYGFLESSERDLFEELIKIAGIGPKMAINILSTYDRETLYKIIDHEDIKSLSKIPGIGKKTAQRILLELRGILPSLQYEKDQKYDDILSALLNLGYKRLEAKEVLDKIYNNEKDEATIIRESLSILAGKDGK; from the coding sequence ATGCTTGATTTCATAAAAGGGAAAGTTATTACAGTTAAACCGGATAAGATTGTTATTCAAACAGGTGGGATCGGTTATTCAGTTAAAATACCAATCAGAGTGTCCAGATATATTAACAGAGATGAAGAAACTCAGATTTTTACATCTCTAATTGTAAAAGAAGAATCCATTGAAATTTATGGATTTTTAGAAAGCTCAGAGAGAGACCTTTTTGAGGAACTAATAAAAATTGCAGGCATTGGTCCAAAAATGGCAATCAATATTCTTTCAACCTATGATAGAGAAACTCTTTACAAAATAATTGACCACGAAGATATAAAATCACTAAGCAAAATTCCTGGAATTGGTAAAAAAACTGCTCAAAGAATTCTTCTTGAATTGAGAGGTATTTTGCCTTCTTTGCAATATGAAAAAGACCAGAAATATGATGATATTTTGTCAGCTCTTTTAAATCTTGGGTATAAAAGACTTGAAGCAAAAGAAGTTTTGGATAAAATTTATAATAATGAAAAAGATGAAGCAACAATAATTAGGGAGTCTTTGAGTATATTAGCTGGAAAAGATGGAAAATAA